A stretch of Pseudobacteroides sp. DNA encodes these proteins:
- a CDS encoding tetratricopeptide repeat protein, whose protein sequence is MDCFKVLEINPTNDVKVIKRAYSTKLKVCSPETDPEGFKVLRAAYEEALQKASEDATASDKALTPVDEFMKRFKENYNNFEKRIDTSTWKGLLESDICYNIDTGKEIGERILAFLMDNYSLPHGVWTTFNSYFSWVAKKEKLYLQFPKNFIDFVIYKVTNKDYFRYHKLLGCPGGKQETFINEYNKGCHSIEDYDLYSTMKSIEAANEICPEHPDLVILKSRYMATNGRLEEAKAMLDDLINKEPGDLYAHYYRGNLHFRLGDFNTAYEDYKKAIEIKPDFIDVLFSIGKCCISLGKYEEAVERLEKLRDMLQYNRDVRVLIGCAYQFQVEQLEAVSKENPDDMGIKLKLAEAYLASNKIEESYGMLSQLEQNGNMNNESYLLYCKVLLAMEKKELAYTTVNRALEIYPGDYDLTVYKACIIDEFGRYEESILFYDKAIEMKGDDALTYNNRAFALNKLERFKEALESAENSIRLDSKMAHAYKNKAEALLGLELYEECIEACEEALNIYLYLVDIYVIKMKLLIRVGQYEEALNIFSRAAEYGLSDTRLYIEKANIMRTYEKYDDAIGLCDQAIALDEDCTDAYYYKGVCFFNKDNYQDALDCLNKVIEMDKKYEVAYYYRALSLLNMNEQDQALSEIDKAIALKHRITDRFHKLKGDVYSNRNDYVSAVQEYKKAININPSYAPYYYVTGSALNNAKVYQESLVYLNKAIELDPSMIDAYIDKSHTLYCIGDYKQCVVQCNLALEINSGYLLAYQNKAWALYKLGQINEAEQSCNNGLKIDGNYENLLNLKLLILKDKGLYNDALIVTDRLLEISPNDESIIHLREELLRKIGPKKGLLDSLFGKR, encoded by the coding sequence GGTTTGTTCACCTGAAACCGACCCTGAAGGCTTTAAGGTACTTAGAGCGGCTTATGAGGAAGCACTGCAGAAAGCAAGTGAGGATGCGACAGCGTCAGACAAGGCATTGACTCCGGTAGATGAGTTTATGAAAAGGTTTAAAGAAAACTACAACAATTTTGAGAAAAGGATTGACACTTCTACCTGGAAAGGGCTTTTAGAGAGCGATATTTGCTACAATATCGATACCGGCAAGGAAATTGGCGAAAGAATTCTTGCTTTTCTAATGGATAACTACAGCCTGCCTCATGGGGTTTGGACAACATTTAACAGCTATTTCTCATGGGTTGCCAAGAAAGAAAAACTATATTTGCAATTTCCGAAGAACTTTATTGATTTTGTGATATATAAGGTAACCAACAAGGACTATTTTAGGTATCACAAGCTGTTGGGATGTCCTGGCGGTAAGCAGGAAACCTTTATAAACGAATACAACAAAGGTTGTCATTCAATTGAGGATTATGATTTGTATTCAACTATGAAGTCTATTGAAGCAGCAAATGAAATATGCCCTGAGCACCCGGATTTAGTAATATTAAAATCCAGATATATGGCTACCAACGGAAGACTTGAAGAGGCAAAGGCCATGCTGGATGACCTTATAAATAAGGAGCCGGGTGATCTGTATGCACATTATTATAGGGGCAATCTCCACTTCAGACTTGGAGACTTCAATACGGCATATGAGGATTATAAAAAGGCAATCGAAATAAAGCCTGATTTTATTGATGTGCTATTCTCCATAGGCAAGTGCTGCATCAGCCTCGGCAAATATGAAGAGGCAGTAGAGCGTCTTGAAAAGCTTAGGGACATGCTTCAATACAATAGGGATGTGAGGGTTCTAATTGGTTGTGCATACCAGTTCCAGGTAGAGCAATTGGAAGCTGTATCAAAAGAAAATCCTGATGATATGGGAATAAAGTTAAAGCTTGCGGAAGCATATTTGGCTTCAAACAAGATAGAGGAGAGCTATGGCATGCTAAGCCAGCTTGAGCAGAACGGCAACATGAATAATGAAAGCTATCTGCTTTACTGCAAGGTTCTCCTGGCTATGGAGAAAAAGGAACTGGCATATACTACTGTAAACAGGGCATTGGAGATTTATCCCGGTGATTATGATCTTACAGTTTATAAGGCGTGTATAATAGATGAGTTCGGAAGGTATGAAGAATCTATACTGTTTTATGACAAGGCAATTGAAATGAAGGGCGATGATGCCCTTACTTACAATAATAGAGCTTTTGCATTAAACAAGCTGGAGCGGTTTAAAGAGGCTCTCGAAAGTGCCGAAAATTCAATAAGATTGGACTCTAAAATGGCACATGCTTATAAAAATAAGGCAGAAGCCCTATTGGGGCTAGAGCTATATGAAGAATGTATAGAGGCCTGTGAAGAAGCCCTTAATATTTACCTTTATCTGGTTGATATTTATGTTATCAAGATGAAGCTTCTTATTAGGGTTGGGCAGTATGAGGAGGCACTAAATATTTTCTCAAGAGCGGCTGAATATGGATTATCAGACACAAGGCTATATATTGAGAAGGCAAATATTATGAGGACATATGAAAAATATGACGATGCCATAGGGCTTTGTGATCAAGCAATTGCATTGGATGAAGATTGCACTGATGCATATTACTACAAAGGGGTTTGCTTCTTTAATAAAGACAACTATCAGGATGCATTAGACTGTTTGAATAAAGTTATTGAGATGGATAAAAAGTATGAAGTGGCTTACTATTATAGGGCATTAAGCCTGCTCAATATGAATGAACAGGATCAGGCACTGAGTGAAATAGACAAGGCTATTGCACTTAAGCATAGAATTACAGATCGCTTTCATAAATTGAAGGGGGATGTCTACTCCAATCGTAACGATTATGTTTCGGCAGTTCAGGAATACAAGAAAGCCATAAATATTAATCCCTCATATGCTCCGTATTATTACGTAACAGGATCGGCTCTCAATAACGCAAAGGTTTATCAGGAGTCTTTGGTATATCTCAATAAGGCTATTGAATTGGACCCATCAATGATAGATGCTTATATTGACAAGAGCCACACCCTCTACTGTATTGGGGATTACAAGCAATGTGTCGTTCAGTGCAACCTGGCATTGGAGATAAATAGCGGTTATCTTCTGGCATACCAGAATAAGGCATGGGCTTTGTATAAATTGGGACAGATAAATGAAGCGGAACAATCATGTAACAACGGTCTTAAGATAGATGGAAATTATGAGAACCTCTTGAACCTAAAGCTCTTGATCCTAAAGGATAAAGGTCTTTACAATGATGCACTTATAGTAACCGACAGACTTTTGGAGATAAGCCCAAATGATGAGAGTATAATCCACTTACGAGAGGAATTATTAAGGAAGATAGGGCCAAAGAAGGGTCTCTTAGATTCCTTGTTCGGGAAAAGATAA